One genomic segment of Streptomyces sp. NBC_00239 includes these proteins:
- a CDS encoding diaminobutyrate--2-oxoglutarate transaminase family protein, translating to MTEQAAAAARVDAVAGAGGPEAILRRQSLRESAARTYARSLPIVPVRARGLTIEGADGRRYLDCLSGAGTLALGHNHPVVLEAIRKVLDSGAPLHVLDLATPVKDAFTTELFANLPAPLAAHGRVQFCGPAGTDAVEAALKLVRTATGRSGLMAFTGAYHGMTAGALDASGGAQDVRVTRLPYPQDYRCPFGTGGPAAAELAARWTESLLDDPKGGVAAPAGMILEPVQGEGGVLPAPDAWMRRMRTLTRERGIPLIADEVQTGVGRTGAFWGVDHAGVVPDVMVLSKAIGGSLPLAVVVYHEDLDAWQPGAHAGTFRGNQLAMAAGTATLAYVRENRLAERAAALGDRMLTALRGLATAHPCIGDVRGRGLMIGLEIVDPEAPRRLGPPADDHRPPPVGADTSGPGGTAGHRTPAQRRGSAAPATAPGPQHPTGTAHPGDAQHAAHATDDPARVVGTAGGPGSGGPAPADPALAAAVRQECLRRGLIVELGGRHSSVVRLLPPLTLTDEQAAAVLDRLADAIAAAERARHHT from the coding sequence TTGACCGAACAGGCTGCCGCAGCAGCACGCGTGGACGCGGTGGCCGGGGCCGGCGGGCCCGAGGCCATCCTGCGCCGCCAGTCCCTACGGGAGTCCGCGGCCCGGACCTACGCACGCTCGCTGCCTATCGTGCCGGTGCGCGCCCGCGGGCTGACCATCGAGGGCGCCGACGGCCGCCGCTACCTCGACTGCCTCTCCGGTGCCGGCACGCTGGCCCTCGGACACAACCACCCCGTGGTACTGGAGGCCATCCGCAAGGTCCTCGACTCCGGAGCGCCCCTGCACGTCCTGGACCTGGCCACCCCCGTCAAAGACGCCTTCACCACCGAGCTGTTCGCCAACCTCCCGGCCCCGCTCGCCGCGCACGGCCGGGTGCAGTTCTGCGGGCCGGCCGGGACCGACGCGGTCGAGGCCGCCCTCAAGCTGGTCCGCACCGCCACCGGCCGCTCCGGACTGATGGCCTTCACCGGCGCCTACCACGGCATGACGGCCGGCGCCCTCGACGCCTCCGGCGGCGCCCAGGACGTCCGGGTCACACGGCTGCCCTACCCCCAGGACTACCGCTGCCCCTTCGGAACGGGCGGTCCGGCCGCCGCCGAACTCGCCGCCCGCTGGACCGAGAGCCTCCTCGACGACCCCAAGGGCGGTGTCGCCGCGCCGGCCGGCATGATCCTCGAACCCGTCCAGGGCGAGGGCGGCGTACTGCCCGCCCCGGACGCCTGGATGCGCCGCATGCGCACGCTCACCCGTGAGCGCGGCATCCCGCTCATCGCCGACGAGGTCCAGACCGGCGTCGGCCGCACCGGCGCCTTCTGGGGCGTCGACCACGCCGGCGTGGTCCCCGACGTGATGGTGCTGTCTAAGGCCATCGGCGGCAGCCTCCCGCTCGCGGTCGTCGTCTACCACGAGGACCTCGACGCCTGGCAGCCCGGAGCCCACGCCGGCACCTTCCGCGGCAACCAGCTCGCCATGGCCGCCGGCACCGCCACCCTGGCCTACGTGCGCGAGAACCGGCTCGCCGAGCGCGCCGCCGCACTCGGCGACCGCATGCTCACCGCCCTGCGCGGACTGGCCACCGCCCACCCCTGCATCGGCGACGTCCGCGGCCGCGGCCTGATGATCGGCCTGGAAATCGTCGACCCGGAAGCCCCCCGCCGCCTGGGCCCCCCGGCGGACGACCACCGCCCACCCCCCGTCGGCGCGGACACGTCCGGGCCCGGCGGCACGGCAGGCCACCGCACCCCGGCGCAGCGCCGCGGCTCCGCAGCCCCGGCCACCGCCCCCGGCCCGCAGCACCCGACCGGCACCGCCCACCCGGGCGACGCCCAGCACGCCGCACACGCTACGGACGACCCGGCCCGGGTGGTCGGCACCGCTGGCGGACCGGGCTCCGGCGGACCCGCCCCCGCCGATCCCGCACTCGCCGCCGCGGTCCGGCAGGAGTGCCTGCGCCGCGGACTCATCGTCGAGCTCGGCGGCCGCCACTCCAGCGTCGTCCGGCTGCTGCCCCCGTTGACGCTCACCGACGAACAGGCGGCAGCCGTGCTCGACCGGCTGGCCGACGCCATCGCCGCCGCGGAACGAGCCCGCCACCACACGTGA
- a CDS encoding IucA/IucC family protein — MNATPAPEPPPAEGHPHAPQAHPDAAPAATVPRQKDGVTRHRPPAPDPVAHPAGTRSLPGLAGQPDLLDHRDPALAAEAAAVENLLRCWVRENDLPEPAGGVLRIPLTASGTALLTPVRYWSATGWHRFAPPRLECAPAEAPVLDAVTLAGLLVREGGARGGADLVGRVADSVRRTAVFIRHRRAHPTAPAGSDPFLTAEQSLLLGHPLHPTPKSREGLSDAEARLYSPELHGSFPLHWMAVHQSVLATDSAWTEGGRAVPAARLLARLAPGLDLPEDTAPLPLHPWQARDLLHRPPVAALRDAGLLHDLGPHGEPWHPTSSVRTVHRPGAPAMLKLSLGVPITNSRRENLRKELHRGVEVHRLLRSGLAEQWQAAHPGFDIVRDPAWVAVDTPDGEPVPGLDALLRHNPFGPADDAVCIAALTAPRPWPGRDTVTSRLADTVDRLATSTGRPTSAVATEWFLRYLDQVVLPVLALDALAGIALEAHQQNTLVLLDPAGWPTGGRYRDNQGYYFRASHRAELDRRLPGIGSASDTFVPDAVTDERFAYYLGINNVLGLIGAFGSQHLADERLLLAAFRRFLGKNSGLGPLPALLLESPTLRCKANLLTRLHGLDELVGPVDTQSVYATLTNPLHD, encoded by the coding sequence GTGAACGCGACCCCCGCACCCGAACCGCCCCCGGCCGAAGGCCACCCCCACGCCCCGCAGGCCCACCCCGACGCGGCGCCGGCGGCGACCGTGCCCCGGCAGAAGGACGGCGTCACCCGCCACCGCCCGCCCGCGCCGGACCCCGTCGCCCACCCGGCCGGGACGCGCAGCCTCCCCGGTCTCGCGGGCCAGCCCGACCTCCTCGACCACCGCGATCCGGCGCTCGCCGCCGAAGCCGCCGCCGTCGAGAACCTGCTCCGCTGCTGGGTGCGCGAGAACGACCTGCCCGAGCCCGCCGGCGGCGTCCTGCGCATCCCGCTCACCGCCTCCGGCACCGCCCTGCTCACCCCCGTCCGCTACTGGTCCGCCACCGGCTGGCACCGCTTCGCCCCGCCCCGGCTGGAGTGCGCCCCGGCCGAGGCCCCCGTCCTGGACGCCGTGACCCTCGCCGGGCTGCTCGTCCGCGAAGGCGGCGCCCGCGGCGGCGCCGACCTGGTCGGCAGGGTCGCCGACTCGGTACGCCGCACCGCCGTGTTCATCCGCCACCGGCGCGCCCACCCCACCGCCCCGGCCGGCTCGGATCCCTTCCTCACCGCTGAACAGTCCCTCCTTCTCGGCCACCCCCTGCACCCCACGCCGAAGAGCCGCGAAGGACTCTCCGACGCCGAGGCCCGCCTGTACTCACCCGAACTCCACGGCTCCTTCCCCCTGCACTGGATGGCCGTCCACCAGTCCGTCCTCGCCACCGATTCGGCCTGGACCGAAGGGGGCCGTGCCGTCCCCGCGGCCCGGCTCCTCGCCCGCCTCGCCCCCGGACTCGACCTCCCCGAGGACACCGCCCCCCTTCCCCTGCACCCCTGGCAGGCCCGCGACCTGCTGCACCGCCCGCCGGTCGCCGCCCTGCGCGACGCCGGACTCCTCCACGACCTCGGCCCCCACGGGGAGCCCTGGCACCCCACCTCCTCCGTCCGCACCGTGCACCGCCCCGGCGCCCCCGCGATGCTCAAGCTCTCCCTCGGCGTCCCCATCACCAACTCCCGCCGGGAGAACCTCCGCAAGGAACTCCACCGCGGCGTCGAGGTGCACCGGCTGCTGCGCTCCGGCCTCGCCGAGCAGTGGCAGGCCGCCCACCCCGGCTTCGACATCGTCCGCGACCCCGCCTGGGTCGCCGTCGACACCCCCGACGGCGAGCCCGTGCCCGGCCTCGACGCCCTGCTCCGGCACAACCCCTTCGGCCCCGCGGACGACGCCGTCTGCATCGCCGCCCTCACCGCACCGCGCCCGTGGCCCGGACGCGACACAGTGACCTCCCGGCTCGCCGACACCGTCGACCGGCTCGCCACGAGCACCGGCCGCCCCACCTCCGCCGTGGCCACCGAGTGGTTCCTGCGCTACCTCGACCAGGTCGTCCTGCCCGTACTCGCCCTCGACGCCCTGGCCGGCATCGCCCTCGAAGCGCACCAGCAGAACACCCTCGTCCTGCTCGACCCGGCGGGCTGGCCCACGGGCGGCCGCTACCGCGACAACCAGGGCTACTACTTCCGCGCGTCCCACCGCGCCGAACTCGACCGCCGCCTGCCCGGCATCGGCTCCGCCAGCGACACCTTCGTCCCCGACGCCGTCACCGACGAACGCTTCGCCTACTACCTCGGCATCAACAACGTCCTCGGACTGATCGGCGCCTTCGGCTCCCAGCACCTCGCGGACGAACGCCTCCTGCTCGCCGCCTTCCGCCGCTTCCTCGGCAAGAACTCAGGCCTCGGCCCCCTCCCGGCCCTGCTGCTCGAATCCCCGACCCTGCGCTGCAAGGCCAACCTCCTCACCCGGCTCCACGGCCTGGACGAGCTCGTCGGACCCGTCGACACCCAGTCCGTCTACGCCACCCTCACCAACCCCCTCCACGACTGA
- the hflX gene encoding GTPase HflX produces MTSSSSPSQDAQDAQSFTESLRADALMEEDVAWSHEIDGDRDGEQFERSERAALRRVAGLSTELEDVTEVEYRQLRLERVVLVGVWTSGTVNDAENSLAELAALAETAGALVLDGVIQRRDKPDPATFIGSGKARELRDIVMETGADTVVCDGELSPGQLIALEDVVKVKVVDRTALILDIFAQHAKSREGKAQVALAQMQYMLPRLRGWGQSLSRQMGGGGGGGMATRGPGETKIETDRRRIREKMAKMRREIADMKTGRDIKRQERRRNKVPSVAIAGYTNAGKSSLLNRLTGAGVLVENSLFATLDPTVRRAETPTGRIYTLADTVGFVRHLPHHLVEAFRSTMEEVGDSDLILHVVDGAHPAPEEQLAAVREVIREVGAVDVPEIVVINKADAADPVVLQRLLRIERHSIAVSARTGMGIEELLALIDAQLPRPSVEVEVLVPYTHGGLVARAHAEGEVISEEHTPEGTLLKARVNEELASDLAPYVPAKR; encoded by the coding sequence ATGACCTCCTCTTCTTCCCCTTCCCAGGACGCGCAGGACGCGCAGAGCTTCACCGAGAGCCTTCGGGCCGATGCCCTGATGGAAGAGGACGTCGCCTGGAGCCACGAGATCGACGGAGACCGGGACGGCGAGCAGTTCGAACGCTCCGAGCGCGCGGCCCTGCGCCGCGTGGCCGGCCTCTCCACCGAACTCGAAGACGTCACCGAGGTCGAGTACCGCCAGCTGCGCCTGGAGCGCGTGGTGCTCGTCGGTGTCTGGACCTCCGGCACGGTCAACGACGCGGAGAACTCCCTCGCGGAGCTCGCCGCACTCGCCGAGACGGCGGGCGCCCTCGTACTCGACGGCGTCATCCAGCGCCGCGACAAGCCGGACCCGGCCACCTTCATCGGCTCGGGCAAGGCCCGCGAGTTGCGCGACATCGTCATGGAGACCGGTGCCGACACCGTCGTCTGCGACGGCGAGCTCAGCCCCGGCCAGCTCATCGCCCTCGAAGACGTCGTCAAGGTCAAGGTTGTCGACCGGACCGCGCTGATCCTCGACATCTTCGCCCAGCACGCCAAGTCCCGAGAGGGCAAGGCGCAGGTCGCGCTCGCGCAGATGCAGTACATGCTGCCGCGACTGCGAGGCTGGGGTCAGTCGCTCTCCCGTCAGATGGGTGGCGGCGGCGGTGGCGGCATGGCCACCCGAGGCCCCGGTGAGACCAAGATCGAGACCGACCGGCGCCGCATCCGCGAGAAGATGGCGAAGATGCGCCGGGAGATCGCCGACATGAAGACGGGCCGCGACATCAAGCGGCAGGAGCGGCGCCGCAACAAGGTGCCGTCCGTCGCCATCGCCGGCTACACCAACGCAGGCAAGTCCTCGCTGCTCAACCGCCTCACCGGCGCGGGCGTCCTGGTGGAGAACTCGCTGTTCGCCACCCTCGACCCGACCGTGCGGCGGGCCGAGACGCCCACCGGCCGGATCTACACCCTGGCCGACACCGTGGGCTTCGTCCGGCACCTGCCCCACCACCTCGTCGAGGCCTTCCGCTCCACGATGGAGGAGGTCGGCGACTCCGACCTGATCCTGCACGTGGTCGACGGAGCGCACCCGGCGCCGGAGGAGCAGCTGGCGGCGGTCCGCGAGGTCATCCGGGAGGTCGGCGCGGTCGACGTCCCCGAGATCGTGGTGATCAACAAGGCCGACGCGGCGGACCCGGTGGTCCTGCAGCGGCTGCTGCGCATCGAACGGCACTCCATCGCCGTCTCGGCGCGCACCGGCATGGGGATCGAAGAGCTCCTCGCGCTCATCGACGCCCAGCTGCCGCGGCCGTCCGTCGAGGTCGAGGTGCTCGTGCCCTACACGCACGGCGGGCTCGTCGCCCGCGCCCACGCCGAGGGCGAGGTGATCTCCGAGGAGCACACCCCGGAGGGCACCCTGCTCAAGGCGCGGGTCAACGAGGAACTCGCCTCGGACCTCGCGCCGTACGTGCCGGCCAAGCGGTAA
- a CDS encoding M1 family metallopeptidase, which yields MQLTSRRLRAALLAAASMTLVAAVMPPPLALGIGDRLFPELGNPGYDVLAYDLSFTYASNTKPLDAVTTLDAVTLQPLERINLDFTHGTVASAEVNGESARFETAGEDLVLTPQTPLPQGATLRITVRHTSDPRGRADGGWVPTEDGLAMANQADAAHRVFPCNDHPADKAYFTLRITAPDGLTAVANGIPESTVRNGRRGAAPATTTWTYRTLHPMATELAQVSIGTSAVVHRAGPHGLPVRDVVPAADRERFEPWLAKTPGHLTWLEDRLGPYPFENYGVLIARARTGFELETQTLSLFESALFTEPGYPTWYVEAVMVHELAHQWFGNSVSPRTWSDLWLNEGHATWYEALYADGLGKYSLERRMREAYQRSDQWRAAGGPPAAPKAAAPGQKIGLFRPVVYDGSALVLYALRQEIGAAAFDRLERRWVADHRDGTADTADFVRLAAEVSGRDLDAFFQAWLYGDKTPAMPGHPEWAAAHAR from the coding sequence ATGCAGCTCACCTCGCGCCGCCTGCGTGCCGCCCTGCTCGCCGCCGCCTCGATGACCCTGGTCGCCGCCGTCATGCCGCCGCCGCTGGCGCTCGGCATCGGCGACCGCCTCTTCCCCGAACTCGGCAACCCCGGGTACGACGTACTCGCCTACGACCTGTCCTTCACGTACGCGAGCAACACCAAGCCGCTCGACGCGGTCACCACGCTCGACGCCGTCACCCTCCAGCCGCTGGAGCGGATCAACCTCGACTTCACCCACGGCACAGTGGCGTCCGCCGAGGTCAACGGCGAGAGCGCACGGTTCGAGACGGCCGGTGAGGACCTCGTCCTCACCCCGCAGACCCCGCTCCCGCAAGGCGCCACGCTCCGCATCACCGTCCGCCACACCAGCGACCCGCGCGGCCGCGCCGACGGCGGCTGGGTGCCCACCGAGGACGGCCTCGCGATGGCCAACCAGGCCGACGCCGCCCACCGGGTGTTCCCCTGCAACGACCACCCCGCCGACAAGGCCTACTTCACCCTGCGCATCACCGCCCCCGACGGCCTGACCGCCGTCGCCAACGGAATCCCCGAGTCAACCGTCCGCAACGGCCGTCGGGGCGCCGCCCCGGCCACCACCACCTGGACCTACCGCACCCTCCACCCCATGGCCACCGAACTCGCCCAGGTGTCCATCGGCACGTCCGCCGTCGTCCACCGCGCCGGCCCGCACGGCCTGCCCGTCCGCGACGTCGTGCCCGCCGCCGACCGCGAGCGCTTCGAACCCTGGCTCGCCAAGACCCCCGGCCACCTGACCTGGCTGGAGGACCGCCTCGGCCCCTACCCCTTCGAGAACTACGGGGTGCTGATCGCCCGCGCCCGCACCGGCTTCGAGCTGGAGACGCAGACCCTCTCGCTCTTCGAGAGCGCCCTCTTCACCGAACCCGGCTACCCGACCTGGTACGTCGAGGCCGTCATGGTGCACGAGCTCGCCCACCAGTGGTTCGGCAACAGCGTCAGCCCGCGGACCTGGTCCGACCTGTGGCTCAACGAGGGCCACGCCACCTGGTACGAGGCCCTGTACGCCGACGGGCTAGGGAAGTACTCCCTGGAGCGCCGCATGCGCGAGGCCTACCAGCGCTCCGACCAGTGGCGGGCCGCCGGGGGACCGCCCGCAGCCCCCAAGGCCGCCGCCCCCGGCCAGAAGATCGGCCTGTTCCGGCCCGTCGTCTACGACGGCTCGGCGCTCGTCCTGTACGCCCTGCGGCAGGAGATCGGCGCCGCGGCCTTCGACCGACTGGAGCGCCGCTGGGTCGCCGACCACCGCGACGGCACGGCCGACACCGCCGACTTCGTCCGGCTCGCCGCCGAGGTCTCCGGCCGCGACCTCGACGCCTTCTTCCAGGCCTGGCTGTACGGGGACAAGACGCCCGCGATGCCCGGACACCCCGAGTGGGCCGCCGCCCACGCACGGTGA
- a CDS encoding trypsin-like serine peptidase yields MRPIRPASAAPSGRSSRRGPRVLAATGLCAVLAVTAAACGPGGDEASGEKPTVAASDPAPGPGGLKIPDQLKEKLKEHGIDLDKWKGGAWKNWKKDDWLREAEDFMNPIIEDLWDPDRMRRAEQPDQPVADPDLGSDQGVTDPTPAPVRARAVGTPYHQSVAEAGKVFFDGPAGSMVCSATVVKDPAHPGKSNMVWTAGHCVHAGKKGGWYRNIAFVPSYNDAGRSAQELKDASRDQVAPYGVWWSDWAQTSDQWIAEGGPTGGAGAPYDFAVLHVTPEEATGKSLEETVGAALPVEFQAPSVPKIAKITATGYPAAAPFDGQRAFQCADRPGRLSLNEQDPVMYRIGCTMTGGSSGGGWVATGRDGEPALVSNTSIGPVTAGWLAGPRLGPEAKAIFRATSGKFAGQ; encoded by the coding sequence ATGCGACCGATCCGACCGGCTTCCGCCGCCCCGAGCGGGCGAAGTTCCCGCCGCGGACCCCGGGTTCTGGCGGCCACCGGCCTGTGTGCCGTCCTCGCCGTGACCGCGGCGGCCTGTGGGCCGGGCGGTGACGAGGCGTCCGGTGAGAAGCCGACCGTCGCGGCCAGCGATCCGGCCCCCGGCCCCGGCGGGCTCAAGATCCCGGACCAGCTGAAGGAGAAGCTCAAGGAACACGGCATCGACCTGGACAAGTGGAAGGGCGGTGCCTGGAAGAACTGGAAGAAGGACGACTGGCTCCGCGAGGCCGAGGACTTCATGAACCCGATCATCGAAGACCTGTGGGACCCGGACCGGATGCGGCGGGCCGAGCAGCCCGACCAGCCGGTGGCGGACCCGGACCTCGGCAGCGACCAGGGCGTCACCGACCCGACGCCGGCGCCGGTGCGGGCCCGCGCGGTGGGTACGCCGTACCACCAGAGCGTCGCCGAGGCCGGGAAGGTCTTCTTCGACGGCCCCGCGGGCTCGATGGTCTGCTCGGCGACCGTGGTGAAGGACCCCGCGCACCCCGGCAAGTCGAACATGGTGTGGACGGCGGGCCACTGCGTGCACGCCGGCAAGAAGGGCGGCTGGTACCGCAACATCGCCTTCGTGCCGTCGTACAACGACGCGGGCCGCTCGGCGCAGGAGCTCAAGGACGCGAGCCGCGACCAGGTCGCCCCGTACGGCGTGTGGTGGAGCGACTGGGCGCAGACCTCGGACCAGTGGATCGCCGAGGGCGGCCCGACCGGCGGCGCGGGCGCGCCGTACGACTTCGCGGTGCTGCACGTGACCCCGGAGGAGGCGACCGGCAAGTCGCTGGAGGAGACGGTCGGGGCGGCGCTCCCGGTGGAGTTCCAGGCGCCGTCGGTGCCGAAGATCGCGAAGATCACGGCGACCGGCTACCCGGCTGCCGCGCCCTTCGACGGCCAGCGGGCGTTCCAGTGCGCCGACCGGCCGGGCCGGCTCTCGCTGAACGAGCAGGACCCGGTGATGTACCGGATCGGCTGCACCATGACCGGCGGCTCCTCGGGCGGCGGCTGGGTGGCCACCGGGCGTGACGGCGAGCCGGCGCTGGTGTCGAACACCTCGATCGGACCGGTGACCGCGGGCTGGCTGGCCGGTCCCCGGCTGGGCCCGGAGGCGAAGGCGATCTTCAGGGCGACGAGCGGCAAGTTCGCCGGACAGTAG
- the dapF gene encoding diaminopimelate epimerase, with translation MTTTGLAFLKGHGTENDFVIIPDPDNAIDLPPTAVARLCDRRAGIGGDGLLHVVRSAAHPEAAHLAAEAEWFMDYRNGDGSIAEMCGNGVRVFARYLQHAGHAEAGDLAIATRGGVKRVHLSKSGDVTVAMGRAALPGGDVTVSVGEHTWPALNVNMGNPHAVAFVADLDDAGNLYTAPPFSPAEAYPTGVNVEFVVDRGPRHVAMRVHERGAGETRSCGTGACAVAVATARRDGADPATTGEAATYTVDLPGGTLVITEQPDGSVEMTGPAVIVAEGEIDPAWLTETAFA, from the coding sequence GTGACCACTACAGGGCTTGCCTTCCTCAAGGGCCACGGGACCGAGAACGACTTCGTGATCATCCCCGACCCGGACAACGCGATCGACCTGCCGCCCACGGCGGTCGCCCGGCTGTGCGACCGCCGCGCCGGCATCGGCGGCGACGGCCTGCTGCACGTGGTCCGCTCCGCGGCCCACCCCGAGGCCGCGCACCTGGCCGCCGAGGCAGAGTGGTTCATGGACTACCGCAACGGGGACGGCTCCATCGCCGAGATGTGCGGCAACGGCGTCCGCGTCTTCGCCCGCTACCTCCAGCACGCCGGCCACGCCGAGGCCGGGGACCTGGCCATCGCCACCCGCGGCGGCGTCAAGCGCGTCCACCTCTCCAAGAGCGGTGACGTCACCGTCGCCATGGGCCGCGCCGCCCTGCCCGGCGGAGACGTCACCGTCTCCGTCGGCGAGCACACCTGGCCCGCGCTCAACGTGAACATGGGCAACCCGCACGCCGTGGCGTTCGTCGCCGACCTCGACGACGCCGGCAACCTGTACACCGCACCGCCGTTCAGCCCTGCCGAGGCCTACCCCACCGGTGTGAACGTCGAGTTCGTCGTCGACCGCGGCCCCCGCCACGTGGCCATGCGCGTCCACGAGCGCGGCGCGGGCGAGACCCGCTCCTGCGGCACCGGCGCCTGCGCCGTGGCCGTCGCCACCGCCCGCCGCGACGGCGCCGACCCCGCCACCACCGGCGAAGCCGCCACGTACACCGTCGACCTGCCCGGCGGCACCCTGGTCATCACCGAGCAGCCGGACGGCAGCGTCGAGATGACCGGGCCGGCCGTGATCGTGGCCGAAGGCGAGATCGACCCGGCCTGGCTGACCGAAACGGCTTTCGCCTAG
- a CDS encoding RelA/SpoT family protein: MSAEATNPDAAAELRLGGSAARRRGRTRIDLRRLGRAALLGPASRDRLPDAIGHVAEAHRAHHPDADLAVLHRAYVLAETSHRGQMRKSGEPYITHPLAVTLILAELGAETTTLTASLLHDTVEDTEVTLDQVRAEFGAEVCYIVDGVTKLEKVDYGAAAEPETFRKMLVATGNDVRVMSIKLADRLHNMRTLGVMRPEKQARIAKVTRDVLIPLAERLGVQALKTELEDLVFAILHPEEYEHTRALIAAHAAENDPLPAVADSVRAVLREAGIAAEVHVRPRHFVSVHRIARKRGELRGSSFGRILVLVGEDADCYGALGELHTCFTPVVSEFKDFIAAPKFNLYQSLHTAVATPDGSVAEVLIRTRQMHRVAEAGVIALGNPYAPAECADPAAAGERIDPTRPGWLSRLLDWQQSTPDPDTFWTSLRAELAQDREITVFLADHPRPVSLPAGATCVDAAYARHGEAAHGCIGARVNGRIAALGTRLADGDTVQLLLSQDAASGPAPDWLEHARTPAARIAISGWLRAHPDGPHVPTAAPRAPLPMTGLRAAGGNAVVDLPDAPVRLAGCCTPVPPDSVAGFVVRGGAVTVHRVQCSAVDRMRETGRTPVAVHWRATADCMVTLVAESFGRPHLLADLTEAMSREGASIVSATVEPPNEQRVRHTYTVQLPDASGLPALMRAMREVPGVYDVSRA, encoded by the coding sequence ATGAGTGCAGAGGCCACAAACCCCGACGCAGCGGCGGAGCTCCGCCTCGGCGGATCCGCCGCCCGCAGACGGGGCCGCACCAGGATCGATCTGCGCAGGCTGGGCCGGGCCGCACTGCTCGGCCCGGCCTCCCGCGACCGGCTCCCCGACGCCATCGGCCACGTCGCCGAAGCCCACCGCGCCCACCATCCCGACGCGGACCTCGCCGTCCTGCACCGGGCCTACGTCCTCGCCGAGACCTCGCACCGCGGCCAGATGCGCAAGAGCGGCGAACCGTACATCACGCACCCGCTCGCCGTGACGCTGATCCTCGCCGAACTCGGCGCCGAGACCACCACGCTGACGGCCTCACTCCTCCACGACACCGTCGAGGACACCGAGGTGACCCTCGATCAGGTGCGCGCCGAATTCGGTGCCGAGGTCTGCTACATCGTCGACGGCGTCACCAAACTCGAAAAGGTCGACTACGGCGCCGCCGCCGAACCCGAAACGTTTCGCAAGATGCTCGTCGCCACCGGCAACGACGTCCGCGTCATGTCGATCAAGCTCGCCGACCGCCTGCACAACATGCGCACCCTCGGCGTGATGCGTCCCGAAAAGCAGGCCCGCATCGCCAAGGTCACCCGCGACGTCCTGATCCCGCTCGCCGAGCGGCTCGGCGTCCAGGCCCTCAAGACCGAGCTCGAAGACCTCGTCTTCGCGATCCTGCACCCCGAGGAGTACGAGCACACCCGGGCCCTGATCGCCGCGCACGCCGCCGAGAACGACCCGCTGCCCGCCGTCGCCGACTCCGTACGCGCCGTCCTGCGCGAGGCCGGCATCGCCGCCGAAGTGCACGTCCGCCCGCGGCACTTCGTCTCCGTGCACCGCATCGCCCGCAAACGCGGCGAGCTGCGCGGCTCCTCCTTCGGCCGGATCCTCGTCCTGGTCGGCGAGGACGCCGACTGCTACGGGGCCCTCGGCGAGCTGCACACCTGCTTCACCCCGGTCGTCTCGGAGTTCAAGGACTTCATCGCCGCCCCCAAGTTCAACCTGTACCAGTCCCTGCACACCGCCGTCGCCACCCCCGACGGCTCGGTGGCCGAAGTCCTCATCCGCACCCGCCAGATGCACCGCGTCGCCGAGGCCGGCGTCATCGCGCTCGGCAACCCGTACGCCCCCGCCGAATGCGCCGACCCCGCCGCCGCCGGCGAGCGGATCGACCCCACCCGGCCCGGCTGGCTCTCCCGGCTCCTCGACTGGCAGCAGTCCACCCCCGACCCCGACACCTTCTGGACCTCGCTGCGGGCCGAACTCGCCCAGGACCGCGAGATCACCGTCTTCCTCGCCGACCACCCCCGCCCCGTCAGCCTGCCCGCCGGCGCCACCTGCGTGGACGCCGCCTACGCCCGGCACGGGGAGGCCGCCCACGGCTGTATCGGCGCCCGCGTCAACGGGCGCATCGCCGCCCTCGGCACCCGGCTCGCGGACGGCGACACCGTACAACTGCTCCTGTCGCAGGACGCGGCCTCCGGGCCCGCGCCGGACTGGCTGGAGCACGCCCGCACCCCGGCCGCCCGCATCGCCATCAGCGGCTGGCTGCGCGCCCATCCCGACGGGCCGCACGTGCCCACCGCCGCCCCGCGGGCCCCCCTCCCCATGACCGGGCTGCGCGCCGCCGGCGGCAACGCCGTCGTGGACCTCCCCGACGCCCCCGTACGCCTGGCCGGCTGCTGCACCCCCGTACCGCCCGACTCCGTCGCCGGGTTCGTCGTCCGGGGCGGCGCCGTCACCGTCCACCGCGTGCAGTGCTCGGCCGTCGACCGCATGCGCGAGACCGGCCGCACCCCCGTCGCCGTCCACTGGCGGGCCACCGCCGACTGCATGGTCACCCTGGTCGCTGAATCGTTCGGCCGCCCCCATCTGCTCGCCGATCTCACCGAGGCCATGTCCCGCGAAGGCGCCTCCATCGTCTCGGCCACCGTGGAACCCCCCAACGAGCAGCGCGTCCGCCACACCTACACCGTCCAGCTCCCCGACGCGTCCGGCCTGCCCGCCCTGATGCGCGCCATGCGCGAGGTCCCCGGCGTCTACGACGTCAGCCGCGCCTGA